Proteins encoded within one genomic window of Bradyrhizobium sp. CB1717:
- a CDS encoding DNA polymerase Y family protein, whose translation MSASSVNPRRILSLWLPRLPIDRIQRFFNNAGLGKANHEPSIVVIKENNALVIHAVDETAERLGLYIGQPLANARAMCPDLKVFDADVVADAKTLSDIADWCDRFTPLVALDPPHGLFLDITGCAHLFGGEAALLQTLVRALARQGFAVSAAIAGTSVCARTLTRQATGTIVADGGEAEAISPFPVSALGAGEAIATGLRRAGLKTIGDVASRNPSEITARFGARFSTLLAHALGQGDAPINPRKPLPDYIVEKRFAEPIATDTMIAMTLSRLADTLIASMEKQGKGARRLEAAFFRTDGVVRAIMVETGRPVTRSAVVDRLFRERLDALADPLDPGFGFDMVRLSASRTEIVVQEQRDLDAHVHDNDELAALIDRIAARIGGKRVVVHLPQDTHIPESAVLAAPAQHHLTSAMQAEWPVRTESEPPLRPLRLFDKPEPIKVPFATVPDGPPHQFTWRRALHAVVRVEGPERIAMEWWRQDGKQLTRDYFRIEDAEGLRFWIFRDGLYEGEVFDGDGKPASPGWYVHGLFA comes from the coding sequence ATGAGTGCCAGTTCAGTGAACCCTCGACGTATTCTCAGCCTGTGGCTGCCGCGCTTGCCCATCGACCGGATTCAGCGGTTCTTCAACAACGCCGGGCTGGGTAAGGCCAATCATGAGCCGAGCATTGTCGTCATCAAGGAGAACAATGCGCTGGTGATCCATGCGGTCGACGAAACCGCCGAGCGTCTCGGCCTGTACATCGGCCAGCCCCTGGCCAATGCGCGGGCGATGTGTCCGGATCTGAAAGTGTTCGACGCCGATGTCGTGGCCGATGCCAAGACGCTCAGCGACATCGCCGACTGGTGCGACCGCTTCACGCCGCTGGTGGCGCTCGATCCGCCGCACGGGCTGTTTCTCGATATCACCGGTTGCGCGCATCTGTTCGGCGGCGAGGCGGCCCTGTTGCAGACGCTGGTTCGCGCCCTCGCACGTCAGGGCTTTGCCGTCAGCGCGGCGATCGCCGGCACGTCGGTCTGCGCGCGCACGCTGACGCGGCAGGCGACAGGCACCATCGTGGCCGATGGCGGGGAGGCGGAGGCGATCAGTCCATTTCCAGTCTCAGCGCTCGGCGCGGGCGAGGCCATCGCCACCGGCCTGCGCCGCGCCGGGCTGAAGACCATCGGCGATGTCGCCTCGCGCAACCCCTCCGAGATCACGGCACGGTTCGGTGCGCGGTTTTCGACCCTGCTCGCGCATGCGCTGGGGCAGGGCGATGCGCCGATCAATCCGCGCAAGCCGCTGCCCGACTACATCGTCGAGAAGCGCTTTGCCGAGCCGATCGCGACCGACACGATGATTGCGATGACGCTGTCGCGGCTTGCGGACACGTTGATCGCGTCCATGGAGAAGCAGGGCAAGGGCGCGCGGCGGCTGGAAGCCGCCTTCTTCCGCACCGACGGCGTGGTGCGCGCGATCATGGTCGAGACCGGGCGTCCCGTGACGCGTAGCGCGGTGGTCGACCGCCTGTTCCGCGAGCGCCTCGATGCGCTCGCCGATCCGCTCGATCCCGGTTTCGGCTTCGACATGGTGCGGCTGTCGGCGAGCCGCACCGAGATCGTTGTGCAGGAGCAGCGCGACCTCGACGCCCATGTCCACGACAATGACGAGCTCGCCGCTTTGATCGACCGCATCGCCGCGCGCATCGGGGGAAAACGCGTCGTCGTGCACCTGCCGCAGGACACCCATATCCCCGAAAGCGCGGTGCTGGCCGCGCCTGCGCAGCATCATCTCACGTCTGCCATGCAGGCCGAATGGCCTGTTCGCACCGAGAGCGAGCCGCCGCTGCGCCCGTTGCGGTTGTTCGACAAGCCGGAGCCGATCAAGGTGCCGTTCGCGACCGTGCCTGATGGCCCGCCGCATCAATTCACCTGGCGCCGTGCGCTGCACGCGGTGGTGCGGGTGGAAGGGCCCGAGCGCATCGCCATGGAATGGTGGCGGCAGGACGGCAAGCAGCTGACGCGGGACTATTTCCGCATCGAGGATGCCGAGGGCCTGCGCTTCTGGATCTTTCGCGACGGTCTCTACGAGGGGGAGGTATTCGACGGCGACGGCAAGCCCGCGTCTCCCGGCTGGTATGTTCACGGTCTCTTCGCATGA
- a CDS encoding DNA repair protein, giving the protein MSGARKSALATLRGQIERIETAEVVHQQDRVALGHGEIDRALKGGLARAAIHEVFCEGRQGAAATGFVMGLAGRVSARRPLLWVRQDFSEIETGALSMSGLSELGLDPRRVVMVRAADVESALRTSADALACDALGAVVLELWGDVRQFDLVASRKLTLAAQGSGVTGLMLRMAAQPLPSTAETRWMLRAAHSPPGSASMPAAPWSAWGAPRFDAELLRNRHGPCGRWIMEWNCDECQFSEPSTYSQPVAAALAHRPDSAVLQQRRAG; this is encoded by the coding sequence ATGAGCGGCGCCCGTAAAAGCGCGCTTGCGACCTTGCGCGGCCAGATCGAGCGCATCGAGACGGCGGAGGTCGTGCATCAGCAAGACCGCGTCGCGCTCGGCCACGGCGAAATCGATCGCGCGTTGAAGGGCGGGCTCGCGCGCGCGGCGATCCATGAGGTGTTTTGCGAAGGGCGCCAGGGCGCGGCCGCGACCGGCTTCGTCATGGGGCTTGCCGGGCGTGTCTCGGCGCGCCGGCCGCTGCTGTGGGTGCGGCAGGATTTTTCGGAGATTGAAACCGGCGCGCTGTCGATGAGCGGGCTATCCGAGCTCGGCCTCGATCCGCGCCGCGTGGTGATGGTGCGCGCCGCCGATGTCGAGAGCGCGCTGCGCACCTCGGCCGATGCGCTCGCCTGCGATGCGCTCGGCGCCGTCGTGCTCGAGCTCTGGGGCGATGTCAGGCAGTTCGATCTCGTGGCGAGCCGCAAGCTGACGCTGGCTGCGCAAGGCTCGGGCGTCACCGGTCTGATGCTGCGCATGGCCGCGCAGCCGCTGCCTTCGACCGCGGAGACGCGATGGATGCTGCGCGCGGCGCATTCGCCGCCGGGCTCAGCTTCAATGCCTGCGGCGCCTTGGAGCGCCTGGGGCGCGCCGCGCTTCGATGCCGAGCTCTTGCGCAATCGTCATGGCCCGTGCGGCCGGTGGATCATGGAATGGAATTGTGATGAGTGCCAGTTCAGTGAACCCTCGACGTATTCTCAGCCTGTGGCTGCCGCGCTTGCCCATCGACCGGATTCAGCGGTTCTTCAACAACGCCGGGCTGGGTAA
- a CDS encoding putative DNA modification/repair radical SAM protein translates to MDVQRKLEILADAAKYDASCASSGTEKRDSSDGKGMGSTAPGMGICHSYAPDGRCISLLKVLLTNACNYDCLYCVNRASSNVPRARFTIEEVVKLTLDFYRRNYIEGLFLSSGIIRSPDYTMEQVVSVARKLREEHHFRGYIHLKTIPEADDGLIAEAGKYADRLSINIEMPQETSLKQFAPEKDVRAIRRTMGRLRLKLDEAEEDRSAKTKAKPQRFAPAGQSTQMIVGADSASDHTILHTSANLYSSYKLRRVYYSAFSPIPDASRALPLVQPPLLREHRLYQADWLMRFYGFDVGEIVDDSAMLPLDIDPKLAWALRHRDRFPLDVNRASREELLRVPGFGTKAVERIIAARRTTTIRLADLARLHVPRTKALPFIVLSDHRPSPHRLDAAGLIERFKPKATQLGFGF, encoded by the coding sequence ATGGACGTACAACGCAAGCTGGAGATTCTGGCGGATGCCGCCAAATACGACGCGTCCTGCGCCTCCAGCGGCACCGAGAAGCGGGATTCCAGCGACGGCAAGGGCATGGGCTCGACCGCGCCCGGCATGGGCATCTGCCATTCCTACGCGCCGGACGGACGCTGCATCTCCTTGCTCAAGGTGCTGCTGACCAACGCCTGCAATTACGATTGCCTCTATTGCGTCAACCGCGCCTCCTCCAACGTGCCGCGCGCCCGCTTCACCATCGAGGAGGTGGTCAAGCTGACGCTCGACTTCTACCGGCGCAATTACATCGAGGGCCTGTTCCTCTCTTCCGGCATCATCCGCAGTCCCGACTACACCATGGAGCAGGTGGTCAGCGTCGCGCGAAAGCTGCGCGAGGAGCATCACTTCCGCGGCTATATCCACCTCAAGACCATTCCCGAGGCCGACGACGGCCTGATCGCGGAAGCCGGCAAATATGCCGACCGTCTCTCCATCAATATCGAGATGCCGCAGGAGACGAGCCTTAAGCAATTCGCGCCCGAGAAGGACGTCCGCGCGATCCGCCGCACCATGGGCCGGCTGCGGCTGAAGCTCGACGAAGCCGAGGAAGATCGCAGCGCGAAGACGAAGGCAAAACCGCAGCGCTTCGCGCCGGCAGGACAGAGCACGCAGATGATCGTCGGTGCCGATAGCGCCTCCGATCACACCATTCTCCACACCAGCGCCAATCTCTACAGCTCATACAAATTGAGGCGCGTCTACTACTCCGCCTTCAGCCCGATCCCCGACGCGAGCCGCGCGCTGCCTCTGGTGCAGCCACCGCTGCTGCGCGAGCACCGGCTCTACCAGGCCGACTGGCTGATGCGGTTCTACGGTTTTGACGTCGGCGAGATCGTCGACGACAGCGCCATGCTGCCGCTGGACATCGATCCAAAACTCGCCTGGGCGCTGCGCCATCGCGATCGCTTCCCGCTCGACGTCAACCGCGCCAGCCGCGAGGAGCTGCTGCGCGTGCCGGGCTTCGGCACCAAGGCCGTAGAGCGTATCATCGCGGCACGGCGCACCACCACCATCCGCCTCGCCGATCTCGCGCGGCTGCATGTGCCCCGCACCAAGGCGCTGCCCTTCATCGTCCTCAGCGATCACCGTCCGTCACCGCATCGGCTCGACGCTGCCGGGCTGATCGAGCGGTTCAAGCCGAAAGCAACGCAACTGGGATTTGGCTTCTGA
- a CDS encoding UdgX family uracil-DNA binding protein (This protein belongs to the uracil DNA glycosylase superfamily, members of which act in excision repair of DNA. However, it belongs more specifically to UdgX branch, whose founding member was found to bind uracil in DNA (where it does not belong), without cleaving it, appears to promote DNA repair by a pathway involving RecA, rather than base excision.) codes for MQYITLDTETDFDGWRQAARTLVLHHVEPRDITWAVRGGEAELFAPPAPSPILEVNDGTFNVSAKFVELAKAAILHRDPQRFAILYRVLFRLKDNHDLIEVATDPDVAQVTAMARAVHRDEHKMHAFVRFREIGRERAAHYVAWFEPEHHIVELAAPFFAKRFADMPWSILTPNLCAHWDGHALSFTSGVSKSEAPGEDRLEETWRPYYASIFNPARLKVKAMQAEMPKKYWRNLPEASIIKPLIEDAERMTGAMIANAATDPHKPQKRPEAPMTRKTTADDLEALREEAAHCRACHLYKDATQTVFGEGPKNANIMLVGEQPGDKEDLAGHPFVGPAGQMLDRALEEAGVDRKKVYVTNAVKHFKFVPRGKIRLHQKPNTPEIRACRQWYEREVSAIQPDLIVAMGATAAQSVFGKITPIGKNRGRLIDLPDGRKALVTVHPSYLLRLPDPEAKVLEYQRFVEDLKIAASLQRKSARAA; via the coding sequence ATGCAGTACATCACCCTCGACACCGAAACCGATTTCGACGGCTGGCGCCAAGCCGCGCGTACGCTCGTGCTTCATCATGTGGAGCCGCGCGATATCACCTGGGCCGTGCGGGGCGGCGAAGCGGAGTTGTTTGCACCGCCCGCGCCGTCTCCGATCCTTGAGGTGAACGACGGCACCTTCAACGTATCGGCAAAATTCGTCGAGCTGGCGAAGGCCGCGATCCTGCATCGCGATCCCCAACGCTTTGCCATCCTCTATCGCGTGCTGTTCCGGCTGAAGGACAACCACGACCTCATCGAGGTCGCCACCGATCCTGACGTCGCGCAGGTCACGGCGATGGCAAGAGCCGTCCATCGCGACGAGCACAAGATGCATGCCTTCGTGCGCTTCCGCGAGATCGGCCGTGAACGCGCAGCACATTACGTCGCCTGGTTCGAACCGGAGCATCACATCGTCGAGCTCGCAGCCCCGTTCTTCGCCAAGCGCTTTGCCGACATGCCCTGGTCGATCCTGACGCCAAATCTTTGCGCGCATTGGGATGGCCACGCGCTCTCATTCACATCAGGTGTCAGCAAGAGCGAAGCGCCCGGCGAAGACCGGCTGGAGGAAACCTGGCGCCCCTATTATGCCAGCATCTTCAATCCGGCCCGGCTCAAGGTGAAGGCGATGCAGGCCGAGATGCCCAAGAAATACTGGAGGAACCTGCCCGAGGCTTCGATCATTAAGCCCTTGATCGAGGACGCCGAGCGCATGACCGGCGCCATGATCGCCAATGCCGCAACCGATCCGCACAAGCCTCAGAAGCGGCCGGAGGCTCCGATGACACGCAAGACTACTGCCGACGATCTCGAAGCGCTCCGCGAGGAAGCCGCCCATTGCCGCGCCTGCCATCTCTACAAGGACGCGACGCAGACCGTGTTCGGCGAGGGCCCGAAGAACGCCAACATCATGCTGGTCGGCGAGCAGCCCGGCGACAAGGAAGACCTCGCCGGCCACCCCTTCGTCGGCCCGGCCGGCCAGATGCTCGATCGTGCGCTGGAGGAGGCCGGCGTCGACCGCAAGAAGGTCTATGTCACCAACGCCGTGAAGCACTTCAAATTCGTGCCGCGCGGAAAGATCCGGCTGCACCAGAAGCCGAATACGCCGGAGATCCGGGCGTGCCGGCAATGGTATGAGCGGGAAGTTTCGGCAATCCAGCCCGATCTCATCGTCGCGATGGGCGCGACCGCCGCGCAGAGCGTGTTCGGCAAGATCACGCCTATCGGCAAGAACCGCGGCCGGCTGATCGACCTTCCCGATGGCCGCAAGGCGCTGGTGACGGTGCACCCGTCCTATCTGCTGCGGCTGCCCGATCCGGAGGCCAAGGTGCTGGAATATCAGCGCTTTGTCGAAGACCTGAAGATCGCCGCCAGCCTGCAGAGGAAATCCGCGCGCGCCGCCTAA
- a CDS encoding inorganic phosphate transporter, with the protein MTDVAFDRAVADPAPIQPASRPNLDKGFNPLTMILFFGILAAGLLFVAYSIYIDVNATGTRVTTFLPYILLFVALLIALGFEFVNGFHDTANAVATVIYTHSLPAEVAVMWSGFFNFLGVLLSSGAVAFGIVSLLPVELILQVGSSAGFAMVFALLIAAILWNLGTWFFGLPASSSHTLIGSIIGVGIANAVMRGRDGTSGVDWTKATEIGYALLLSPLFGFICAAVLLLLLKFIVRNPALYSAPEGNKAPPLWIRGLLIATCTGVSFAHGSNDGQKGMGLIMLILIGTVPTAYALNRALPESQVAQFQKTSEAASKVISAKGAGHSIIGDPRPAVTQYITLRHINEGTYPSLAVLVKDVGDQVAKYGSLNKVPAEAVGNTRNDMYMTSEAIRFLMKDKENDLNKEEIATLNAYKGSLDAATKFIPNWVKIAVAIALGLGTMIGWKRIVITVGEKIGKSHLTYAQGASAELVAAATIGAADVFGLPVSTTHVLSSGVAGTMAANGSGLQWSTIRNLLMAWVLTLPCAIMLSATLYVIFSRIF; encoded by the coding sequence ATGACCGATGTAGCATTCGACCGCGCGGTAGCTGATCCCGCGCCGATCCAGCCGGCCTCGCGGCCAAATCTCGACAAGGGCTTCAATCCGCTGACGATGATCCTGTTCTTCGGCATCCTCGCCGCGGGCCTGCTGTTCGTCGCCTACAGCATCTATATCGACGTCAACGCGACCGGCACGCGGGTCACGACCTTCCTGCCCTACATCCTGTTGTTCGTCGCGCTGCTGATCGCGCTCGGCTTCGAATTCGTCAACGGCTTCCACGACACCGCCAACGCGGTGGCGACCGTGATCTACACCCATTCGCTGCCGGCCGAAGTCGCCGTGATGTGGTCGGGCTTCTTCAACTTCCTCGGCGTGCTCCTGTCCTCCGGCGCCGTCGCTTTCGGCATCGTCTCGCTGCTGCCGGTCGAGCTGATCCTCCAGGTCGGCTCCAGCGCCGGCTTCGCCATGGTGTTCGCGCTGCTGATCGCGGCGATCCTGTGGAATCTCGGCACCTGGTTCTTCGGCCTGCCCGCCTCCTCCTCGCACACGCTGATCGGCTCGATCATCGGCGTCGGCATCGCCAACGCCGTCATGCGCGGCCGCGACGGCACCTCGGGCGTGGATTGGACCAAGGCCACCGAGATCGGCTACGCGCTGCTGCTGTCGCCGCTGTTCGGCTTCATCTGCGCCGCCGTGCTGCTGCTGCTGCTCAAGTTCATCGTGCGCAACCCGGCCCTGTACTCTGCGCCCGAGGGCAACAAGGCCCCGCCGCTCTGGATCCGCGGGCTGCTGATCGCCACCTGCACCGGCGTCAGCTTCGCGCACGGCTCGAACGACGGCCAGAAGGGCATGGGCCTGATCATGCTGATCCTGATCGGCACCGTGCCGACCGCCTACGCACTCAACCGCGCGCTGCCGGAATCCCAGGTCGCCCAGTTCCAGAAGACCTCGGAAGCCGCCTCGAAAGTGATCTCGGCGAAAGGCGCCGGCCACAGCATCATCGGCGATCCCCGCCCGGCGGTGACGCAGTACATCACGCTGCGCCACATCAACGAGGGCACCTATCCCTCGCTCGCCGTGCTGGTGAAGGACGTCGGCGACCAGGTTGCCAAGTACGGTTCGCTGAATAAGGTCCCGGCGGAAGCCGTCGGCAACACCCGCAACGACATGTACATGACGTCGGAAGCGATCCGCTTCCTGATGAAGGACAAGGAGAACGATCTCAACAAGGAGGAGATCGCGACCCTCAACGCCTACAAGGGCTCGCTCGATGCCGCCACGAAGTTCATCCCGAACTGGGTGAAGATCGCGGTCGCCATCGCGCTCGGCCTCGGCACCATGATCGGCTGGAAGCGCATCGTGATCACGGTCGGTGAGAAGATCGGCAAGTCCCATCTCACCTATGCGCAGGGCGCCTCGGCCGAGCTCGTGGCCGCCGCCACGATCGGTGCCGCCGACGTGTTCGGCCTGCCGGTCTCGACCACCCACGTGCTGTCCTCGGGCGTCGCGGGGACCATGGCCGCGAACGGTTCGGGCCTGCAATGGTCGACGATCCGCAACCTGCTGATGGCCTGGGTGCTGACGCTGCCCTGCGCGATCATGCTGTCGGCCACGCTCTACGTGATCTTCTCGCGGATCTTCTGA
- a CDS encoding M20 aminoacylase family protein — protein MPIVNRVADLQPDIQAWRRDIHQHPELLYDVHRTAAFVADRLREFGCDEVVTGLGQTGVVGVIKGSKPAGEGLKVIGLRADMDALPVEEQTNLPYASKNPGKMHACGHDGHTAMLLGAARYLAETRNFAGDAIVIFQPAEEGGAGGAAMVKDGLMERFGIEQVYGMHNGPGIPVGSFAIRPGPIMAATDEVDIMIEGLGGHAARPHKCIDSVLVGAQVITALQSIVARSVDPLESAVISICEFHAGNARNVIPQTATLRGTIRTLSPEIRKLVEKRVHEVVAGVAQITGAKIDLHYKRNYPVVNNHAAETEVARHIAKQVAGDANVHEMPPLMGGEDFAYMLEARPGAFIFCGNGDSAGLHHPAYNFNDEAIVFGTSYWVKLVEEQLAAS, from the coding sequence ATGCCCATCGTGAACCGTGTCGCCGACCTTCAACCCGATATTCAGGCCTGGCGCCGGGACATCCACCAGCATCCCGAACTGCTGTATGACGTCCACCGCACCGCAGCATTCGTGGCGGACCGGCTACGCGAATTCGGCTGCGACGAGGTCGTGACCGGCCTCGGCCAGACCGGGGTGGTCGGCGTGATCAAGGGCAGCAAGCCGGCCGGCGAGGGGCTCAAGGTGATCGGCCTGCGCGCCGACATGGATGCGCTGCCGGTCGAGGAGCAGACCAACCTGCCTTACGCCTCGAAGAACCCGGGCAAGATGCACGCCTGTGGCCATGACGGCCACACCGCGATGCTGCTCGGGGCGGCCCGCTATCTCGCCGAGACCCGCAACTTCGCCGGCGATGCGATCGTGATCTTCCAGCCCGCCGAGGAGGGCGGCGCCGGCGGCGCGGCCATGGTCAAGGACGGCCTGATGGAACGCTTCGGCATCGAGCAGGTCTACGGCATGCACAACGGCCCGGGCATTCCGGTCGGCTCGTTCGCGATCCGGCCGGGCCCGATCATGGCGGCGACCGACGAGGTCGACATCATGATCGAGGGCCTCGGCGGTCATGCCGCGCGTCCGCATAAATGCATCGATTCCGTGCTGGTCGGTGCGCAGGTGATCACGGCGCTGCAGTCGATCGTGGCGCGCAGCGTCGATCCGCTGGAATCGGCCGTGATCTCGATCTGCGAATTCCACGCCGGCAACGCCCGCAACGTCATTCCACAGACGGCGACACTGCGGGGCACCATTCGGACGCTGTCGCCGGAGATACGCAAGCTGGTCGAGAAGCGCGTGCACGAGGTGGTGGCGGGCGTGGCGCAGATCACCGGCGCCAAGATCGACCTGCACTACAAGCGCAATTATCCCGTCGTGAACAACCACGCCGCGGAGACCGAGGTGGCGCGGCACATTGCCAAGCAAGTCGCGGGCGATGCCAACGTGCACGAGATGCCGCCGCTGATGGGCGGCGAGGATTTCGCCTACATGCTGGAAGCGCGCCCCGGCGCCTTCATCTTCTGCGGCAACGGCGACAGCGCCGGCCTGCATCACCCCGCCTACAATTTCAACGACGAGGCGATCGTGTTCGGCACGTCCTACTGGGTGAAGCTGGTCGAGGAACAGCTCGCGGCGTCGTAA